The DNA sequence TGACTCGGATGAACTTATCCTCTGCAGCAGAGGTGACTCTTGGTCTTCCTTTCCTGGGGCGGTCCTCATGTGAGCCAGTTTCTTTGTAGCGCTTGATGGTTTTTGCGACTGCACTTGGGGACACTTTCAAAGTTTTCCCAATTTTTCAGACTGACTGACCTTCAgttcttaaagtaatgatggccactcgtttttctttacttagctgcttttttctttccataatACAAATTCTAACAGTCTATTCACTAGGACTATCAGCTGTGTATCCACCTGACTtctgcacaacacaactgatggtccCAACCCCATTTATAAGGCAAGAAATCCCACTTATTAAACCTGACAGGGCACAcctgtgaagtgaaaaccatttcaggtgactacctcttgaagctcatcaagagaatgcagagtgtgtgcaaagcagtaatcagagcaaaaggtggctactttgaagaaactagaatataaggcgtattttcagttgttttacacttttttgttcagtacatatttccacatgtgttaattcatagttttgatgccttcagtgtgaatctacaatgtcaatagtcatgaaaagaaaggaaactcattgaatgagaaagtgtgtccaaacttttggtctgtactgtatatatatatgctatCGTTAGCGTGAGCTTGCTATATGTAATACCTataagtccaaaaaaaaaatcgtatTTAATTCttataaagaaaatcagaatcacCAAAAATCCAAGCAAATTGCAATCGATGCATCGTTAATATTAAGATGAAATCACAGCTGTGTCGTCTTTGTTTATGTAGACCTTCTTCATCTGTGTGTCAGCTCTTTGATGGTGTCAGAGTGAAACACCATCGACTACAACACTGGAGTTTATATACTgcttcaccccccccccccccttctgtTATCTCAGTCACTTCATTTCTTAGGCTGCACATTTTAGCCCTTTCCTTAAAAACTTAGTTGAAATTAAGATGGTGACTTAAATTGTATCTTCCAACCTTTTTATATGCGTCACAGTGGTGAGTGTGATACCTGCCTGCTGTCATGAACTGAATGGTACTGTGGTAGACCGCGTCCAGGGGTTTAAGGGTGGTGTCAGCAGCATGAGCGTACAGAATATTTCTATAATACAATATGAACAAAATGGTAGATTGTATAATGacttttctgctttaaaaagagaaacaagctctgtttatatacatatatacatatatatatatatacacggCATGTACCACCGACAGAAGTGGCTGATATtaagaaatcctaccagtggctggaaaaggctggactgaaggacagcacagaagcactgatcatggcagcacaagaacaggcactcagtacaagatcaatagaggcgaGGATCtaacacaccagacaggaccccaggtgcaggctgtgcaaagatgctcctgagacagttcagcacataatagcagggtgtaagatgcaggcaggaacagcgtacatggaacgccatacaccatagtgtacaggaacatctgcactgagtatgggctggaggtggttgagaatgaccaagccaagatcctgtgggacttccagatccagactgacaaactggtgaTGGCTTACCAATgggaacagaagaagaaggcagCGGTGATAGACGTAGCGATCCCAAGAGacagcaacatcaggaagaaggaacacgaCAAGCTCGAAAAATACCAagagctgaaagaggagctagaaaagatgtggggagtgaaggcaacagtggtgccagtggtaatgggagcactgggggctgtgacccacaaactgggagagtggctccagcagattccagatacaacatctgaggtctctgtccagaagagtccagtcctaggaacagctgaGATACTGCACAGACccctcaaactcccagaaccaggatatttatatatatatatatatatatatatatatatatatatatatatatatatatatatatatatatatacagacgtGGCTGAAATTATTGATCctcttgcattttattaaaatgatgcattattctccctgaacagtgttgaaattaaaagatattttattatcagtgtatgtctgtgtttggtttgcagtgaaacagaacaaaaaagtgaattcatgtttattctacaaagacattataaaataatctggataaaattattggtaccctttagaagttgtaagaaataattgatttgtagtgatactttaagcagactattgtgttttaattagtatcacagctGTTTTCAACCTTATAATCACTCAGCAGCCAGTTTAAACGCAGAAAGTGACTCATTCTGCTGTTTGTGCATCACACTGAACttggaaaacagaagaaaaactagagaaggtctgaagacattagaaaaaaggtaacaGCCAAGTACAGTCAACATAAAGGTAAGAAGAGCATCTCCAAACAGCCTGATGCTCCTGTGATCACTGCTGCTGATATTATTAAGAGGTTTAAGGCTGATGGAGCTGCAGCCGACATGATGTATCCCcttcaatcagaatctgttttattagccgGTGCAAGCATACAAAGGATGTGTCTTAGCATTTGctcccaaaaaaacacaacacagaagaataaaaatagacaaaattaaggtaatattaacaataatgaaatcaacaaagtaatattaaaattaaattgaaattttaaactGATTGCAGGATGAAGGTAAGCTAGTTCAGCTAGCTTACTatgtgctgcagcagcttcGTGTTTCTGTGGTGAAACATTTCAAGGGTTCTGATGTTGAACTGATCAGTCTGATGATGCAGGTTATACTTCAACTGAGTATTTCCTTCTACCAACACTAACAGTGAGAGGAAGGCTCAGACCAGATCATTGACTCGGCCCCTGATATCAGAGCTACGACGATATATATCAGTCCGcctctttatgtttttgtttatgtaaaaagaaaagattactGGCCAACGTATTATTATTCGATTTTTCAGCATCATTCAGACTTTGCTACATATTTATTATGTTAAGCGATGCAAACATATGTACACGTTATACACTGTATGTCCAGTGTTATGTGTAATGTAGATTTTTTCTCCACTATTTTGTTAAGTAACACTGTTCATATTATTTATCTCACACATTTAATCAATTCCAATTGATTAGCTGGTGCAGCAGTCGTCCTCCTTTGTATCTTTTAAAGGTTTGTTCTTAGTTTAAACTGATAATCAAAGAGTGTTGATCAATAAACTGGTATCTGCCTTCATGTTCATatggggggaatgttgggtcgtctgctctatgtgaaaagagccctgagatgacttttgttgtgatttggcgctatataaataagagctgattgattgattgatgttgAGGCGGGGCTGGCCAGTCGGGTTCATCTGAAGAACGTATAAAAAGCAGCAGATGTTTCTGCAAAGCAGTCTGTAATACAGCACAAATGCTTCAGTCAGTGAGGGCAGGGAGATGGTCAGCTCAGCATCCTCgtgtttcagttttttatctTTACACTTGATTTATTTTGGGGTCAATAATTAGAAGCAAACTCGATGTTTTGTCTCTGAAAAAAATTATGGTGAATTCAACTTTATCTTATTTCATTCTTGGAGCTTATATGcatgttggaggtttgaaatatttctgtttcatgttgACTGCGATGTTATACGTTGTTATCATTACTGCCAACACATCACTCACCGTGGTTATCTGTATGAACAGAAGCTTACATGAACCTATGTACCTTTTTCTGTGCAGCCTGTTTATAAATGAACTGTATGGTAGTACAGGGTTCTTCCCATTCCTTCTGGTTCAGATCCTCTCTGATATTCACActgtttctgcttctctctgcttcctgcagattttctgtttgtatacGTATGCAAATATACAGTTTAGTAATTTAGCCATCATGTCTTATGACAGATACCTCGCTATCTGTTGTCCTCTACAATATAACACACGGATGACGTCTAACAGGTCAGTCATCTTTATTATTGTGATATGGTTGTACTCATTTGTGAAATTTCTTATTACTTTATCCTTAAACATCCGTTTGACATTGTGTGGAAACATCATAAACAGTTTGTATTGCAATAACTACTTTATTGTTAAGCTGGCATGTTCTGACACCAAAGTCAATAACATTTATGGGCTTTTTGACACTTTTCTCTCCGTCGTAGTACCTCTGTTTCCAATCCTTTTCTCTTATATGAAAATtcttaaagtttgtttttctggttctAAACAGACCAGACAGAAAGCCGTCAGTACCTGCACACCTCACCTCGCTTCCCTCCTTAACttttcttttgcatgtttgtttgtaacACTTCAGAGTAGATTTGATGTGagcagtgtttccagtgtgctGAGAATCATTGTGTTGGTTTATCTGCTGATCATTCCACTTCTGAATCCTATCATGTATGGACTGCAAACGTCAAAAATACGAAATCTGTTCTGTTCTAAGATGTTGGCCGGTCATAGAGATACTATGTAGATGTGATGAGAAAAGAGTCAGTAAATCATTCATTTGTAACACTTTGCATTGAAACATTTAGTGATTTGAAAAGTCCTGACAGTGTCTCACTGCCAATGAATAATGTAGATTGTGATGTATTGAAATAAAGTTCCAGTAATTAATTTAAAGAAATTTAAGAGGTCAAGGTGGATGGTGGACATTGACAGACATTTTTGTATTAAACCAAcatcatgatctttccctcaCCTTAACCAAATGCTGCCAGAGTCTAAACAAACCCATAAAACTGTTTGATAATGATGCAGTCACTACAAGCTGATATTGgactgcaagatcagatattttggcaGGCAAACATTCCCGTCTCTATTCCAGAGAAACACGACTGTCTCGTGAGAGAATCCCCTTGTAGCAAAAATGCTCGATATTTGCAAAACATGGCAGATCCTGTCACTGTGGACGACAACATTTCAGCATTGAGAAAAACACacctgtgtatttttattgcttgtacctgctgtatgtatataaagtaacttaTCATATTTTACCCgtacaatatttatttcagcactccatctgtatcctgtttacagaaACAGTTTCACCTGTCATAGAGATACTATGTAGATGTGATGAGAAAAGAGTCAGTAAATCATTCGTCTGTAACACTTTGCAGAAGTTCATTTGAGATAAAAGAAGATTTAGTGAGAAATGGtgactttgacattttgaattttataCACTAAATCCTAAAATTACCCCTAAAATGACAATATAacttattataatatattaactACGCTGTTTAACTCGTTTATAATTGTGATTCTAATAAAAATTTACCAACATGCATCTCAAAGTCTCAGAAGAAGTTACTGTAAGAGTTGAtcaatgtgcatgtgtgatgtcactgatgttAAGATGTGTCACCTGCACAAAGCAATAACTGGGAAAACAGGAGGAAGAAATGGGTTTACAGTTAAACCTGTCATAGAATTATAACCTGgagaaatggaaatatttttaagaaagtaaacacacaatacaaacagaAGTAAATATGAACTgtcatttattaatattaatagtattagtaTACGAGTATCAGGCAGTAGATGAACTTATAGAAGAATCACAGTAAACTCAGTGGTTTTAAATTTGCAACTCTGAACTTTTTCTGTTCTAAATGTTCTGAACGAAGGTCGACTAACTGTTCCCAGAGCTTTTGACTGTATCCCATGGCCTTCTTCAGCTAAAGCAACTTGCTCGTTGAAGAAGCCGTTTAGAATATTTACCAAAAATGTGTGTTGAACATCAAATATGAATCtctaatatttttgtttttgactttgttttgagtatgcagcttactggtggtccctacagtctttaaaagtagaatgggaggcagagccttcagctatcaggctcctcttctatggaaccatcttccagattcagtccggggtgcagacaccctctctatgtttaagagtaggcttaaaactttcctttttgataaagcttatagttagggccgaccaggctcgccttggatcagcccttagttatgctgctataggcctagactactgggggacttcccatgatgcactgagctcctctctcctcctcctcctctccatctgtatgcattcatgtaacatcaatgcatgtcactaactttgcttcttccccggagtttttttgtgctttctcatctcacaggaaaacctgagtcccgggccgaaccttcgcggtccttcacagtcccgatggcatccttccctgtctgTTGAtacttgtgcttgttgttgtttgttgttgtcattgtttttcttctgtcccccctccccctttccctctctttctctctctcaacccaaccagtcaaagcagatggccgcccaccaagagccggggtctgcttgaggtttctacccgttaaaggggagtttttccttaccgctgtcgccaagtgctgctcatgggggaattgttgggtctctgtaaattaaagagtacggtcttgacctgctctatgtgaaaagtgccttgagatgacttctgttgtgatatggcgctatataaataaaaattgattgattgattgattgattgattgattgattgattgattgattgactagCTAACAGCGACTCACTAAAAGGTGCATTTCACTATGATGCGGATGTCCTATGAGatcatataaattatattaaattagcTCACAGATTAAAGGGCTGGTTTGTGTTGTATATAATTTCATAACCCCTCCTGTCTGATCTGGATCTAAAACATCAGCAGTTCCTCTCCAAGCTTCCAAACAGCGAGCCAGGACGTGGGAAGGAAGCTCATTTCAACCAGTTTTATCTGTCATGTGACTCCTTTCGTTAGCTTGGCTGGAAAACTGGGCCTGAAACAGAATTTGCAGTCTTAGcggattgttttatttgtgtttcacACATCATCTAAAATCATTAATGTTCACTTTCTGTTGAACTGTTGAAGTTTTCAGACTATTCCTGCAGCTTATATGATGTCAAAGAAATGTCAGATcaaattatatgtgtgtgtgtgtgtgtgtgcttttaaatGTATCAGTTGACAAACTTATCAATTGAGACGATAaaaatttaataaatgaaattgtttaaatccagacagaaacgtcaccagtgagactaaactgaggttgaaccgtAGAAGCAGTTTAcggccttccattggttgatcCTGCTGCCAATCAAAGGTATCTGCGCTCCTATTGGCTAATTTTactgcctcctcctctgtttttttctcctgtatgcgctccttcctctctctcggGCAGTTTAAGTGAGCGGGGCGCGTGCCTTTGTCCCGCTCACTCGCAGCCAGAAACCAGAAAGCCCGCCCCGCCGTGACGTGacggtgtttatatcaaacacaCCCCGCTGCACTCAGACACGGAGATGAGCAGCTCGCTgttcgcttgtttattcaaagtttataaacgtgtttagtgtttttggtttttggtgaTGATGTTTTGTAGTTTAAATCGTTGAAGTTAAAACTACCACCGGACCAGTTTACGGCATGTCGTGAAGAGGAGCGCGAGAGGAGGAAACCAGTACACGTGCTGACAGGTTGGTAATACTCTTTCTAGCTGTTTGAAGCAGGGATCGATCATAGATGTAATGTGATCGATCATCGATCGGTTCCGGTTATGTCCCAACTGCTTTGCAAGCTAACTGGTTTCCgttcccagcagcagcagcagcagcagctgtggtcCGTCACATCTGATTGTATAAGTCAacactaaaaatacatttaagaaaatATCGTCTTTGCAAGACCTCGAGCTGGATTTGATCTCAGCAGAGCAAAAGTCTAACCGTGTATCAGCGTTCACCTGTCCAGCAAGGTGAGCCGTTCACACTTTACACTCTCGTTTTCCGTCACGTATTTCTAAATGACGTCAGCATCCACGTGacattttgctttgtgttgaCCCAAAACAACTGGTTACCTTGAGCTTGTCTAGAAAATACCTGAGCATTTATATCAAGgtctaataaataaatgaataaatgtctgGTACCAATCACTGACTGGTTTCCTGTTTCCCAGAGACTGTGGTGATGGCTGACCCTCCctacagggaggaggaggaggaggaggaggaggaggaggaggagtcttCATCCCCGGTGATTGGTGTCGGTCTGTGTGACTCGGCCCCCCTGCTGTGGAGGGTGGAGGACCTGCGGACAGTGAGGTCTCAGGGTCTGGTGGGGGCGCTACTGGGTTCACTGGCCCGAACCCCCCGACAGAACACCCGACTGGGCcgcccgctgctgctgctgccggagGAGGAGAGACTGCTGACTGAACGCCACGCTGCCGCCGCCCTGCCACCTGGACCACCGGTGGGTTTATTTACCAGAGGGTGTGTTGGATTTGTTTGCAGAATCACAGagggtgtgtttgatttgttgttAGTGTCAGCAGGATGGAGGAGGGGCGGAGCTCCGTCAGCAGGTGGATAAGTACGAGGAGGACCAGCAGAGGAGTTATGAGGAGCAGAGTGTCCTCGCTCTGGAGGACAGGAAGTCAGCGCTGCTCAGAGCCATGAGCTCATCACACGCAGGTGAGAGCGAGccgtcaccatgacaaccatTCTGCATGTCTCGCTGCCTCCAAAGTGAAGTTGATGGTTTTCTACTTGAAGCTGGTCTGTTGCGTGTGCAGTCTGATCTAACAGTCCTGGTCCTCTCAGGTGCAGAGCCTGAAGCTGAGACCGCAGACGGGGCCCTGAAGGGCCGCCTGGAGGCCCTGGACCGAAGCTTTACCTTCCCTCGGTCAGGGTTAGCGGTCCAGCTGAGCACGGCGAGGGCGGGGCTATCCTACTGCCCCGAGGCCCGGGCCTTCCTGCAGGCCGATTTGCCAATGAGAGGGCTGGACGACCCGCACTGCGACGCCAGGTACCAGGTGTTCAGAGACCtgagggggcggggcttctACCTGACCTCAGCGGGGAAGTTCGGAGGAGACTTCCTCGTCTATCCAGGTCAGTGTCCGACTCATCACTGTTTGGTTTTagacagttttattttcaaaataataacCATTAACAGTTCATTATGAGTTAAACTGTTCGtctctctgtcatctctctgcTTTCACCACATTTTTGTTGATATGAAACAACGATGTCAACCTGCTTTAAAATCCCAcctgataaaacaaacaacacagcgTCATCTCACGTTTAGATCAACAGattaaacagaacagaaaacatttgctgttgTTGACTCCAGGTGACCCTCTTCGTTTCCACGCTCACTTCatcgctgtctgtctgtctctggaCGAGTCCGTCTGTCTGCTGGACGTCCTCGCTGTGGCTCGTCTGGGGTCGAACGTCAAGAAGACCGTCCTGCTGTGCTCGCCGGGGACAGACGGAGGAGTGGCGTACACGTCCTTACAGTGGAGCGGGATGGTTTAAATAACCGACCAGAAGGACTTCGTTGTTTGTTCCTGCTTGTACGTCCTGCGTTCAGGAACGTGACACTCTGAGGAAAAGGTTCAAGCTGTCACTTTGTTGAGGACTTCCAAGAGCCTCTTTCAGGACCCCTGCAGGTCCCCGGGCCTGGGTTTGGGAACCACAGCTGGAGGTCAGAAGCTGTTAAAAACTGAGAGACAAGAAAACACTGAGCAGGTTTTACTGTGTGGAACCGACAGTGAAACCCAGAAGACAAACAACAAGTCAACATCAGGATACACACAACGAATAAATGAATGGTTCATATTATCACATACAATATGAACAACATAAAAGCAAAGAGTGAACAATACAACTGCATTTAAGTACACAAATAGTCGTAAACTGCATGAAAAACTGATTACTGGTTGTTCTCTGGGACTCACAGATTCTATGTGCACAATGTACCCGTATGGAAGATTAAGAATGCCAAAGAAATAAAGTGGAACTCATGTTGTTACATGTATTTCCTTTTCATGTAttatgtagagctgcaacagttattGTTGTCCTCGTATTGcctgttttgttcaaccaaaacaagtaaaagcagaaaattctcacatttcagAATCTTGAAACatcaaatattttgcatttctgctaaaaaattttctgtcaatcagttaattgattaatggttgcagctctacagtctGTGGTTGATCCTTTAAAACCGTGATTTGAAATAAAGTTGCACCTGAGTCTTTATTTTTGGTCATAAAATGTAttgagattgaaaaaaaaaaatacagcactgAAAATGACTTT is a window from the Thunnus thynnus chromosome 7, fThuThy2.1, whole genome shotgun sequence genome containing:
- the LOC137186816 gene encoding olfactory receptor 8U3-like, whose amino-acid sequence is MVNSTLSYFILGAYMHVGGLKYFCFMLTAMLYVVIITANTSLTVVICMNRSLHEPMYLFLCSLFINELYGSTGFFPFLLVQILSDIHTVSASLCFLQIFCLYTYANIQFSNLAIMSYDRYLAICCPLQYNTRMTSNRSVIFIIVIWLYSFVKFLITLSLNIRLTLCGNIINSLYCNNYFIVKLACSDTKVNNIYGLFDTFLSVVVPLFPILFSYMKILKVCFSGSKQTRQKAVSTCTPHLASLLNFSFACLFVTLQSRFDVSSVSSVLRIIVLVYLLIIPLLNPIMYGLQTSKIRNLFCSKMLAGHRDTM
- the tsen34 gene encoding tRNA-splicing endonuclease subunit Sen34 isoform X1; this translates as MADPPYREEEEEEEEEEEESSSPVIGVGLCDSAPLLWRVEDLRTVRSQGLVGALLGSLARTPRQNTRLGRPLLLLPEEERLLTERHAAAALPPGPPCQQDGGGAELRQQVDKYEEDQQRSYEEQSVLALEDRKSALLRAMSSSHAGAEPEAETADGALKGRLEALDRSFTFPRSGLAVQLSTARAGLSYCPEARAFLQADLPMRGLDDPHCDARYQVFRDLRGRGFYLTSAGKFGGDFLVYPGDPLRFHAHFIAVCLSLDESVCLLDVLAVARLGSNVKKTVLLCSPGTDGGVAYTSLQWSGMV
- the tsen34 gene encoding tRNA-splicing endonuclease subunit Sen34 isoform X2, translated to MADPPYREEEEEEEEEEEESSSPVIGVGLCDSAPLLWRVEDLRTVRSQGLVGALLGSLARTPRQNTRLGRPLLLLPEEERLLTERHAAAALPPGPPDGGGAELRQQVDKYEEDQQRSYEEQSVLALEDRKSALLRAMSSSHAGAEPEAETADGALKGRLEALDRSFTFPRSGLAVQLSTARAGLSYCPEARAFLQADLPMRGLDDPHCDARYQVFRDLRGRGFYLTSAGKFGGDFLVYPGDPLRFHAHFIAVCLSLDESVCLLDVLAVARLGSNVKKTVLLCSPGTDGGVAYTSLQWSGMV